The Exiguobacterium aurantiacum DSM 6208 genome includes a window with the following:
- a CDS encoding ATP-binding cassette domain-containing protein, with the protein MDVHIQRAGYESGEAVIEEIEFEVHPGEIVGMIGSNGAGKSTTIACLTGTIPWMRGTVDSGSYAYIPEQPIYYDYLTLAEHIALVTELTEIETSTRTNRLLQLFRLESVQHDYIASFSKGMKQKAMILLALIQEAEFLLVDEPFVGLDATTTIQLLRLLEEERRQGTGVLLVTHVLDTADRLCDRFVWIDNGRMLASGTKQEIRTSLQTAGESLFDMMEDVAMR; encoded by the coding sequence ATGGACGTTCATATACAGCGTGCCGGCTATGAGTCCGGAGAAGCCGTGATTGAAGAAATCGAGTTCGAGGTTCATCCTGGAGAGATCGTCGGGATGATCGGGTCGAACGGGGCCGGTAAGAGCACGACCATCGCCTGTCTCACCGGGACGATCCCGTGGATGCGCGGAACGGTGGATAGCGGAAGTTACGCCTACATTCCTGAGCAACCGATTTACTATGACTATTTGACGCTCGCTGAACATATCGCGCTCGTCACGGAACTGACGGAAATCGAGACATCGACACGGACGAACAGGTTACTCCAATTGTTTCGGTTGGAGTCGGTGCAGCACGACTACATCGCCTCGTTTTCGAAAGGGATGAAACAAAAAGCGATGATCCTCTTGGCGCTCATTCAAGAGGCGGAGTTTCTTCTCGTCGATGAACCGTTCGTCGGCCTCGACGCGACGACGACGATCCAGTTGCTCCGCCTGCTCGAAGAAGAGCGGCGCCAAGGCACGGGCGTCCTCCTCGTAACCCATGTGCTCGATACGGCAGACAGGTTATGTGACCGTTTCGTCTGGATCGATAACGGGCGCATGCTCGCGAGCGGGACGAAACAAGAAATCCGGACCAGCCTACAAACTGCCGGTGAGTCGTTGTTCGATATGATGGAAGACGTGGCCATGCGATGA
- a CDS encoding ROK family protein gives MQHYLTIDIGGTSIKYGIVQSDGTLLSNKNVPTPATWDGLLEQVDLIFNETPAETSIAGIAISAPGAVDSASGVIHGISALPYIHDRPFLQAFKNRYSLPVTVLNDANAAALAEGWTGGAASTARYATVVIGTGIGGAFIDKNEVMIGSHFHGGEFGYWILDPSLPHPDGTWSKVGATAVLVKRCSDRLGRPLTGKDIFELQTAPVVQEELERFYRWNAIGIYNIQFSLDPERILIGGGISRRPEVRDGIKRHLDELCDAFGTFRIDVETCQHFNEANLIGAARFHMLNA, from the coding sequence ATGCAACATTACTTGACCATCGACATCGGCGGAACGAGCATCAAATACGGAATCGTCCAATCCGACGGAACCTTGCTGTCGAACAAAAACGTCCCCACCCCTGCGACGTGGGACGGCTTGCTTGAACAAGTCGATTTGATATTTAACGAGACACCTGCTGAAACGTCGATTGCCGGTATCGCCATCAGCGCACCAGGAGCCGTCGATTCGGCGAGCGGCGTGATTCATGGAATCAGCGCGTTGCCTTACATTCACGACCGTCCGTTCTTACAGGCGTTCAAAAACCGCTACAGCTTGCCCGTCACCGTCTTGAATGACGCCAACGCGGCGGCACTCGCCGAAGGCTGGACCGGGGGAGCCGCTTCTACAGCGCGCTATGCGACCGTCGTCATCGGAACGGGTATCGGCGGAGCGTTCATCGATAAAAATGAGGTGATGATCGGCTCCCACTTCCATGGTGGCGAGTTCGGTTATTGGATTCTCGACCCGTCACTTCCCCATCCGGACGGCACGTGGAGTAAAGTCGGCGCCACCGCCGTCCTCGTCAAGCGGTGCAGCGACCGTCTCGGCCGGCCGTTGACTGGAAAAGACATCTTCGAACTCCAAACCGCCCCGGTCGTTCAAGAGGAGTTGGAGCGATTTTATCGTTGGAACGCGATCGGTATTTACAACATCCAGTTCAGCTTGGACCCGGAACGTATTTTGATCGGCGGCGGCATTAGCCGTCGTCCTGAAGTACGGGACGGGATCAAGCGCCATCTCGATGAACTGTGCGACGCGTTCGGAACGTTCCGAATCGATGTCGAGACGTGTCAGCATTTCAACGAGGCGAACTTGATCGGGGCGGCCCGATTCCATATGTTGAATGCATGA
- a CDS encoding sensor domain-containing diguanylate cyclase yields the protein MIYGIWIGGIVVITFVINLLRLMTTPSLNRWLLVGASSLVVIWHGMLFDFYDFHWSVLLLIVTGLVCFQVKGMLTAIVVSWLLVYSQSGTLSFPLLLSYVFFGLGAALLFGYIQQLKRERSERLRMLTASSRQLNVFREVSFTMQDTLDLDRLLQTILTSVTAGHGLGFNRSIIFFADPEKDSIYGVMGTGPMNPEEGYQIWEEITRQHYDLQDLIDEKETDATHDEQLNERVRKMTIPFNDEHAFRRTLDSGRPLHVYASITDDPVLRLLHTELQMDECTIFPLHHQGIPYGLLVIDNVVNKKPITPQKIDGVRPIAEQASLALHQTTLYQRIETLALRDGLTRLKNHRSFEQDLDVLFRECEDEELSLIVMDIDHFKQYNDTNGHLAGNELLTRLASVIRRSVPDEQMAYRFGGEEFVVLLPRFDEVEASHVAERIRTAVLQTRFTHGETQPGGQLTLSFGVASKHTLLHQTGEQLIECADQALYAAKSRGKNQVCRWEGVPL from the coding sequence ATGATATACGGTATATGGATTGGTGGCATCGTCGTGATCACATTCGTCATCAATTTACTTCGGTTGATGACGACACCGTCGTTGAATCGTTGGCTGCTTGTCGGGGCAAGCAGTCTCGTCGTCATTTGGCACGGGATGTTGTTCGATTTCTACGATTTTCATTGGTCGGTGCTCCTCCTCATCGTGACGGGGCTTGTTTGCTTTCAAGTAAAAGGGATGTTGACGGCAATTGTTGTCAGTTGGCTTCTCGTGTACAGTCAATCCGGGACGCTGTCGTTCCCGTTACTGCTTAGTTATGTCTTTTTCGGTCTCGGAGCTGCGCTTTTATTCGGTTACATCCAGCAGTTAAAGCGAGAACGATCAGAACGGTTGCGTATGTTGACGGCGAGCTCACGGCAGTTGAACGTCTTCCGGGAAGTCAGCTTTACGATGCAGGACACGCTCGACTTGGACCGCTTGTTACAAACGATATTGACGTCGGTGACGGCCGGGCACGGGCTCGGTTTCAACCGCTCTATCATTTTCTTTGCCGATCCTGAAAAAGATAGTATTTACGGCGTCATGGGCACCGGACCGATGAATCCGGAAGAAGGATATCAAATTTGGGAAGAAATTACCCGCCAACATTATGACCTGCAAGATTTGATTGATGAAAAAGAGACGGATGCGACGCACGACGAGCAATTGAATGAACGGGTTCGAAAGATGACGATTCCGTTTAACGACGAGCACGCGTTCAGACGAACGCTCGATTCGGGACGGCCGCTCCACGTCTATGCGAGCATTACCGACGACCCGGTGCTTAGATTGCTACATACGGAATTACAGATGGACGAATGCACGATTTTCCCGCTCCATCATCAAGGCATCCCGTACGGTCTGCTCGTCATCGATAACGTCGTCAACAAGAAACCGATCACACCGCAAAAAATCGACGGGGTACGGCCGATTGCGGAACAGGCTTCGTTGGCGTTGCACCAGACGACGCTCTACCAACGGATTGAAACGCTCGCCCTTCGTGACGGTTTGACCCGTTTGAAAAATCACCGTTCGTTCGAGCAAGACTTGGACGTGTTGTTCCGTGAGTGCGAGGACGAGGAGTTATCGCTCATCGTCATGGATATCGACCATTTCAAACAGTACAACGATACGAACGGACACTTGGCAGGAAACGAGCTATTGACGCGGCTCGCGAGTGTCATCCGGCGCAGCGTACCGGACGAGCAAATGGCGTATCGGTTCGGGGGCGAGGAGTTCGTCGTCCTGTTGCCGCGCTTTGACGAAGTCGAGGCGTCGCATGTGGCCGAGAGGATTCGGACCGCCGTTCTGCAGACCCGTTTCACACATGGGGAGACACAACCGGGCGGGCAGTTGACGCTCAGTTTCGGTGTCGCCTCGAAACATACGCTCTTGCATCAAACCGGTGAACAGCTGATTGAATGCGCCGACCAAGCGCTTTATGCGGCCAAGTCACGCGGGAAAAATCAAGTGTGCCGCTGGGAAGGGGTACCGTTATGA
- a CDS encoding glycoside hydrolase family 1 protein: MNMKQVAKNFLWGGATAANQFEGGYEEGGKGLSIADVMPGGKDRMRIIHDPSFDFALHEDYTYPNHEGIDFYHRYKEDIALFKEMGFKTFRMSIAWSRIFPNGDELEPNEEGLQFYDRVIDELVAQGIEPLVTISHYEMPLHLATAYGGWRDRRLVTFFERYSRVLFERYQGKVKYWLTFNEINGAQFMPMLSLGMAIREGDDQLQLTYQGLHHQLVASALATKAAREIDPAAQVGCMLIAAPVYPYSSNPEDIWYAHDAERMMNFFCGDVHVRGEYPSFAKRFFRENGIELVIEDGDLDTLKANTVDFFSLSYYMSRTEKAEKTEDEAAGNIMSGVKNPYLQASDWGWEIDPMGLRVILNKLYERYELPLFIVENGLGAYDNVEADGSVHDDYRIEYLRDHLKAMVEAIEDGVDVIGYTSWGSIDLVSASTGEYSKRYGFIYVDKHDDGSGTLERSRKDSFFWYQDVIRTNGASLFEDETVK; the protein is encoded by the coding sequence ATGAACATGAAACAAGTAGCGAAGAACTTTTTATGGGGCGGCGCCACAGCGGCCAACCAATTCGAAGGCGGATATGAAGAAGGTGGCAAGGGGCTATCGATTGCGGATGTGATGCCAGGCGGGAAAGACCGGATGCGAATCATTCACGATCCGTCGTTCGATTTTGCTCTCCACGAAGACTATACGTACCCGAACCATGAGGGAATCGACTTTTATCATCGCTATAAAGAGGACATCGCCTTGTTCAAGGAGATGGGGTTCAAGACGTTCCGGATGTCGATCGCCTGGTCGCGCATCTTCCCGAACGGAGACGAGCTCGAGCCGAACGAGGAAGGTCTCCAATTTTACGATCGGGTCATCGATGAGCTCGTCGCACAAGGAATCGAACCGCTCGTCACCATCTCACACTATGAGATGCCGCTCCACTTGGCGACAGCATACGGAGGTTGGCGTGACCGTCGCCTCGTGACGTTCTTCGAGCGCTATAGCCGTGTCTTGTTCGAACGTTATCAAGGCAAAGTCAAGTATTGGCTCACGTTCAACGAAATCAACGGCGCCCAGTTCATGCCGATGCTCAGCCTAGGGATGGCGATCCGTGAAGGGGACGACCAGTTGCAGTTGACGTACCAAGGACTTCACCATCAGCTCGTGGCGAGCGCACTCGCGACGAAGGCGGCCCGCGAGATTGATCCCGCGGCGCAAGTCGGCTGCATGCTCATCGCGGCGCCGGTCTATCCGTACAGCTCGAACCCGGAAGACATCTGGTACGCGCATGACGCCGAACGGATGATGAACTTCTTCTGTGGCGACGTGCACGTGCGCGGTGAATATCCGTCGTTCGCGAAACGCTTCTTCCGTGAGAACGGGATTGAGCTCGTCATCGAAGACGGGGACCTCGATACATTGAAAGCGAACACGGTCGACTTCTTCTCGCTCAGCTACTACATGTCACGGACGGAGAAGGCGGAGAAGACGGAAGACGAGGCAGCCGGGAACATCATGAGCGGCGTCAAAAATCCGTATCTTCAAGCGAGCGACTGGGGTTGGGAAATCGATCCGATGGGACTTCGCGTCATCTTGAACAAACTGTATGAGCGCTATGAGCTCCCGCTCTTCATCGTCGAGAACGGTCTCGGGGCGTACGACAACGTCGAAGCGGACGGTTCGGTCCATGACGATTATCGCATCGAGTACTTGCGTGACCATTTGAAGGCGATGGTCGAGGCGATTGAGGACGGGGTCGACGTCATCGGCTACACGAGCTGGGGCAGTATCGATCTCGTCAGTGCATCGACGGGTGAATACAGCAAACGGTACGGATTCATCTACGTCGACAAGCATGACGACGGGTCGGGGACGCTCGAGCGTTCACGGAAAGATTCGTTCTTCTGGTATCAAGACGTCATTCGGACGAACGGGGCAAGCCTGTTCGAAGATGAGACGGTAAAATAA
- a CDS encoding beta-glucoside-specific PTS transporter subunit IIABC, translating into MSQYKALADDIIRHVGGKDNVKSVFHCATRLRFKLKDEKKADPETLKQHDGVITVVQSGGQFQVVIGNNVPYVYQDVVAAGGFQTSSNEEEEKTGVFNRLIDVIAGIFTPILGPMAGSGLLKGLLAILVALGLLTQDMGTYIVLNAAADALFYFLPVILGHSAAKKFGGNPYIGMIIGGALVYPAIVAMQGAGETLTFLNLPVVLMSYASSVIPIILATYVSSKVETFFNKRTHEAVRNFTTPMMALLIVVPLTFLAIGPVATYASQGLANGYSFLYGLSPIVAIAFIGAFWQVLVMFGLHWGLVPIVINNLAVVGMDTIVVGVLMATFGQVGATLAITLKARDPKTKGLGTSSSIAGVFGITEPAIYGLTLPRKKPFVFGMIGGAAGGVVGGMLGTAAYAMGGLGVFSVPVMIPATGLDMTFYGALIGMVVATVVSFGLTYVLHKEVAPTETPRVESAPVLTDHVGTPVSSPVKGEVVALDTVRDEVFSSGAMGKGVAIMPSEGVVYAPFDGEVITIFQSKHAIGLRSDSGVEVLVHVGLDTVQLEGQHFEAHVENGQRVKAGDVLVTFDLEAITKAGYDTITPVIVTNTGNYLDVLPTHVGVVEPNHDVLRVLA; encoded by the coding sequence ATGAGCCAATACAAGGCCCTCGCCGACGATATCATTCGTCACGTCGGCGGGAAAGACAACGTCAAGAGCGTGTTCCACTGTGCGACACGGTTACGTTTCAAATTGAAAGATGAAAAAAAGGCCGATCCAGAGACACTGAAACAACACGATGGCGTCATCACGGTCGTTCAAAGCGGCGGCCAGTTCCAAGTCGTCATCGGCAACAACGTGCCGTACGTCTATCAAGATGTCGTCGCAGCCGGAGGTTTTCAAACGTCTTCGAATGAGGAAGAAGAGAAGACGGGCGTGTTCAATCGCTTGATTGATGTCATCGCCGGCATCTTCACCCCGATTCTCGGTCCGATGGCCGGGAGCGGGTTGTTGAAAGGGTTGCTCGCCATTCTCGTCGCCCTCGGTCTCCTCACGCAAGACATGGGCACGTACATCGTCTTGAACGCAGCGGCCGACGCGCTCTTCTACTTCTTACCGGTCATCCTCGGACACTCGGCCGCGAAGAAGTTCGGTGGGAATCCATATATCGGGATGATCATCGGGGGCGCGCTCGTCTATCCGGCTATCGTCGCGATGCAAGGTGCCGGCGAGACGCTCACGTTCCTTAACTTGCCGGTCGTGTTGATGAGCTATGCGTCTTCGGTCATTCCGATTATCTTGGCGACGTACGTCTCGTCAAAAGTGGAGACGTTCTTCAACAAACGGACCCATGAAGCGGTCCGGAACTTCACGACGCCGATGATGGCGCTCTTAATCGTCGTCCCGCTCACGTTCCTCGCCATCGGACCGGTCGCGACGTATGCGAGTCAAGGACTCGCGAACGGTTACTCGTTCCTTTACGGATTAAGTCCGATCGTCGCCATCGCGTTCATCGGCGCGTTCTGGCAAGTGCTCGTCATGTTCGGGCTCCATTGGGGACTCGTGCCGATCGTCATCAACAACTTGGCGGTCGTCGGGATGGATACGATCGTCGTCGGTGTGCTCATGGCGACGTTCGGTCAAGTCGGGGCGACGCTCGCCATCACGCTGAAAGCCCGTGACCCGAAAACGAAAGGGCTCGGCACATCCTCTTCCATCGCGGGTGTGTTCGGAATCACGGAACCGGCGATTTACGGCTTGACGCTCCCACGGAAAAAGCCGTTCGTCTTCGGGATGATCGGTGGGGCGGCCGGCGGTGTCGTCGGCGGGATGCTCGGTACGGCAGCGTACGCGATGGGTGGACTCGGTGTTTTCAGCGTCCCGGTCATGATCCCAGCGACAGGTCTTGATATGACGTTCTATGGCGCTTTGATTGGTATGGTCGTCGCGACGGTCGTCTCGTTCGGCTTGACGTACGTGTTGCATAAAGAAGTGGCACCGACAGAAACGCCGCGCGTCGAATCGGCACCTGTCTTGACCGACCACGTGGGCACGCCTGTCTCCTCACCGGTGAAAGGGGAGGTCGTCGCCCTCGACACGGTTCGGGATGAAGTGTTCTCGAGCGGGGCGATGGGCAAAGGGGTCGCCATCATGCCGAGTGAGGGCGTCGTCTACGCACCGTTTGATGGAGAAGTCATCACGATTTTCCAGTCGAAACATGCGATCGGCCTCCGCTCGGACAGCGGAGTGGAAGTACTCGTTCACGTGGGGCTCGACACCGTTCAGCTTGAAGGACAACATTTTGAGGCGCACGTCGAGAACGGGCAACGGGTGAAAGCGGGGGACGTGCTCGTCACGTTTGACTTAGAGGCAATCACGAAAGCCGGTTATGACACGATCACGCCGGTCATCGTCACGAACACAGGGAACTACTTGGACGTCTTACCGACACATGTCGGCGTCGTCGAACCGAATCATGACGTCTTGCGCGTCTTAGCCTAA
- a CDS encoding PRD domain-containing protein — MSGAKGENLHLVTEMTKATQAILTIITYHFQIDLDEESHAYSRFLTHLKYFVQRLASKETFKTGGDETLFEMVKLRYPDAYECVEKIAGLIASKYNYEVSTDERLYMMIHIENLMKERRS, encoded by the coding sequence ATGTCTGGCGCGAAGGGAGAGAACTTACACCTCGTCACCGAGATGACGAAAGCGACCCAAGCGATCCTTACAATCATCACGTATCATTTTCAAATCGACTTGGATGAAGAGTCACACGCGTACTCTCGGTTCTTGACCCATCTCAAATATTTCGTTCAACGGCTCGCCTCGAAAGAGACGTTTAAGACCGGAGGCGATGAGACGCTGTTTGAGATGGTGAAGCTGCGCTATCCGGACGCCTATGAATGTGTCGAGAAGATTGCGGGATTGATCGCCTCGAAATACAACTATGAGGTGTCGACCGACGAACGGCTCTACATGATGATCCACATCGAAAACTTAATGAAAGAACGACGATCCTAA
- a CDS encoding AAA family ATPase: MELNLFLRGVRLERDRVESPGYPFSLPIFQRFNELTLTQPVTFLVGENGSGKSTLIEGIAIAAGFNPEGGATSFRFETDSTHSSLFEALRPIRGAYRPEDGFFLRAETAYQLSSYVDEIARSSPDPERFYASYGGRSLHEQSHGEAFLSLMLHRFRGRGLYILDEPEAALSPMRQLTMLARMHELVQSGSQFIIATHSPILMSYPDADILQVETGLEPTSFDELEHVRVMRDFLAAPERMQRILFE, translated from the coding sequence ATGGAATTGAATCTGTTTTTACGAGGCGTAAGATTAGAACGGGACCGAGTCGAGTCCCCGGGCTATCCGTTCTCACTGCCGATCTTTCAAAGGTTCAACGAGTTGACGCTGACCCAGCCGGTCACGTTTCTCGTCGGGGAGAACGGGAGCGGAAAATCGACGTTGATTGAAGGGATAGCCATCGCCGCCGGGTTCAACCCGGAAGGCGGAGCGACCTCGTTTCGGTTTGAGACCGATTCGACACATAGTTCGTTGTTTGAAGCGCTTCGGCCAATCCGGGGCGCGTATCGGCCGGAAGACGGCTTTTTTCTTCGTGCCGAGACGGCGTATCAATTGTCGAGCTACGTTGATGAGATTGCGCGCTCGAGTCCGGACCCGGAACGGTTTTACGCATCGTACGGAGGTCGGTCGCTTCATGAACAGTCACATGGGGAAGCGTTCCTTTCGCTCATGTTGCATCGCTTCCGGGGGCGTGGTCTCTATATTTTAGATGAACCCGAGGCCGCGCTGTCGCCGATGCGACAATTGACGATGCTCGCCCGGATGCATGAACTTGTGCAGTCGGGGAGCCAGTTCATCATCGCCACCCATTCGCCGATCCTCATGTCTTATCCTGACGCTGACATCCTTCAAGTCGAGACGGGACTCGAACCGACGTCGTTCGATGAGCTCGAACACGTTCGGGTCATGCGAGACTTTTTGGCGGCCCCGGAACGGATGCAACGTATCTTATTCGAATGA
- a CDS encoding HAMP domain-containing sensor histidine kinase, translating to MNRLMKKLLVMAILPLTVMAVLTFGLTSLLIGRFAETESYTQLGREADIVYDALMDGRGIPGQFDVVVFRDGERLDLERGGRMHRHMTPFLNPDVLSERDQIRMNGTNLLTFKLEEGDLQIVTYTTAPLANPQFRQIYVILGSGFLFALLVAIGMTYWMSKRLTTPLVKLKQATASIMSGRHDLTLPPVTDDEIGDLTEAVRQMNMSLEEKERLQNTFISGVTHDVRTPLAIVRNEAEMLELGVVKQEDVAATGRSMTEEVDRIDRLVTEMLEYSKLSANKLTLTIESIYMDELMEETVSRMKEWFSEKKVTVALDLERVAAQVDRVAMERILSNFLQNAYHASPVGGVITVRLTERRLEIEDEGPGIPESMRNNIWDMYVKGDRSNGHGLGLAINKLLLEAQGLSYGVESREGAVFWIEWN from the coding sequence ATGAATCGATTGATGAAGAAGTTACTCGTCATGGCGATTTTGCCGCTTACGGTCATGGCCGTGCTCACGTTCGGGCTAACGTCGCTGCTGATTGGTCGCTTTGCCGAGACCGAAAGCTATACTCAACTCGGGCGGGAAGCTGATATTGTCTACGATGCGCTCATGGACGGTCGGGGCATCCCTGGACAGTTCGATGTCGTCGTGTTTCGAGACGGGGAACGGCTCGACCTTGAGCGGGGCGGCCGGATGCATCGCCATATGACACCGTTTCTGAACCCGGACGTATTAAGTGAACGAGACCAAATTCGTATGAACGGAACAAACCTGCTCACGTTCAAACTTGAGGAAGGTGATTTGCAAATTGTGACGTATACGACCGCACCGTTGGCAAATCCACAGTTTCGCCAAATTTACGTCATTCTTGGGAGCGGTTTTTTGTTCGCGCTTCTCGTCGCCATCGGCATGACGTATTGGATGAGCAAGCGTTTGACGACCCCGCTCGTCAAATTGAAACAAGCGACCGCCTCCATCATGTCGGGCCGGCACGATCTCACGCTACCGCCGGTTACCGACGATGAGATTGGTGATTTGACGGAAGCGGTCCGGCAGATGAACATGTCGCTCGAAGAAAAAGAGCGGCTACAGAACACGTTCATCTCCGGGGTCACGCATGACGTTCGCACCCCGCTCGCCATCGTGCGAAACGAGGCGGAGATGCTTGAACTCGGAGTCGTCAAACAAGAAGACGTGGCCGCGACCGGACGGAGCATGACCGAGGAGGTCGACCGCATCGACCGGCTCGTCACCGAAATGCTCGAGTATTCAAAATTATCCGCGAACAAGTTGACGCTTACGATCGAGTCTATTTATATGGACGAATTGATGGAAGAGACCGTTTCACGGATGAAAGAATGGTTCAGTGAAAAGAAAGTGACGGTCGCGCTCGACCTTGAAAGGGTGGCTGCTCAAGTTGACCGAGTGGCGATGGAGCGGATTTTGTCGAACTTTCTTCAAAACGCCTATCACGCCAGCCCGGTCGGCGGCGTGATCACAGTCCGGCTCACAGAGCGACGGCTCGAAATCGAGGACGAGGGGCCGGGCATTCCAGAATCGATGCGGAACAACATATGGGATATGTATGTGAAAGGTGACCGCTCGAACGGGCATGGACTCGGTCTTGCTATCAACAAGCTGTTGCTCGAGGCGCAAGGGTTGTCGTACGGGGTTGAATCACGAGAGGGGGCGGTCTTTTGGATCGAATGGAATTGA
- a CDS encoding response regulator transcription factor encodes MNVLVVEDEPKLADGLARFLTYAGFHVRVAGTLAEAKRQLEQPFDAVLLDVRLPDGEGWTLIPKLKALKPAPVIILATARGEADDRVFGLELGADDYLVKPIVLKELEIRLKRLVKQTDEISFGDMTVDARSRTVTDDGRAIRMTNKEYELLLYFLKHSGEAIDRNRLLDDVWDYTFAGDTRTVDTHVKQLRDKLPTMKRQLKTVHRVGYRLEDIR; translated from the coding sequence ATGAACGTACTCGTGGTCGAAGATGAACCGAAATTGGCGGACGGGCTCGCCCGCTTTCTGACGTATGCTGGTTTTCACGTTCGTGTGGCCGGTACGCTCGCCGAGGCGAAGCGACAGCTTGAGCAACCGTTCGATGCGGTCCTCCTCGACGTGCGCTTGCCGGACGGGGAAGGGTGGACGCTCATCCCGAAACTGAAGGCGTTGAAGCCTGCTCCTGTCATCATCTTGGCGACGGCACGGGGCGAGGCGGATGACCGTGTGTTCGGACTCGAACTCGGGGCTGACGATTATTTGGTCAAACCGATTGTATTGAAAGAACTCGAAATCCGCCTGAAGCGTCTCGTCAAACAGACGGACGAAATCTCGTTCGGCGACATGACGGTGGACGCTCGCTCCCGGACAGTGACCGATGACGGCCGTGCGATTCGCATGACGAATAAAGAGTACGAGTTGTTGCTTTACTTTTTGAAGCATAGCGGAGAAGCCATCGATCGGAATCGTCTGCTCGATGACGTGTGGGACTACACGTTCGCCGGGGACACCCGGACGGTCGACACACACGTCAAACAGTTGCGCGACAAGTTGCCGACGATGAAACGGCAATTAAAGACGGTGCACCGCGTCGGCTATCGATTGGAGGATATCCGATGA